The sequence below is a genomic window from Myotis daubentonii chromosome 14, mMyoDau2.1, whole genome shotgun sequence.
GCTCCTTTCTTGAGCTCATTCAGGGACCACTAATAGGTGGCATGGAGTGACTGACTGTTCTCCAAGCCCAAGCAGAGAGCAGACATCACCAGCCCTTTCCTTCTGGGGCAAGAGCCTGCCAACCTCCCAAGAGGCCTGAATTGCATGGAGATGAGACCTAATATCATCCCTGAGCTGCAGCCTTTGCTGATCTAGTACCATTTGGAAGTGTAGGTTTAGCTCCTCAGTTGTGGTATCTCTTATGTGAAGGGCAGAAATACTTGGCTTTGATGGCTTATGGGAGGGTATGTCCCATGTTGCAGCATAAGATCATTCTTAGTATCAATTATAGCCTCTAAAACATAGATTGTGGTGTCTTAGGGGAGAGGAAAAGGATAGCTTGGCTTGTATCTggctttcattttattgttttaaggcCCTATACAAAGTATGGCCTGCAGATCAGCCCAATTGCAACACCTAGATGTTTGTTAGAAATGAGGAATCTCAGGCCCTGCTGAGACCCACTGAAACAGAACCAGCATTTTAACAAGATACCCAAGTGCACATTCATATTTGAGCACTCCTACTTTAGACTTCAAGGATGCTAAAGGTATTTGGAAGTGTTCTCAGATTATGGGGGCAAAGGGTGAGCTCTGCCACAGGGAAGCAGGCCATGGGCTTGCCTTGGAGAGGTCCTTGTAGGGAATCCTAAGACGAGAGAAGATATCCTCTAGTAGAATAGTATCTAGTTTCATGttaatcttttttcttccctaaactTTAACAGAGTATTCTACAAACAGTTCAATTTAGGTTCAGCTGGATTTAAAAGGAATTTAACAAGGAAAGGCTATTTGTCTAAGTTAGGCCAAGAGAATCAAGTAGAGGCCATGACCCTGAAGCCAGATGGTGGCTGTTGTAGAGTTTGTGAGAGATCCAACCCTCTACTCCCCACAAAAAGTTGAATCTTATGAGATAAGAATTGGAATGCCAGTGGGGATTATCCTCCAATCTTTCCAAATCATGCTGAGTCTGGGTATTTTCTTGAGGAATGGTAGCAGTTTAGTGGAATTATAGCTGATAGATAATGGAACCTGCAGTTCTAATCCCAATTTCTGGCTCTCTCTACTATTATAGGCCTTCCTCTAGGAAATACTACACTTTCCAAACAGTCTGTTCAACTTATTTTGCTTCTGGCCTTGGGTTCTCTTTCAATAGAGAAGCTGCCTTTGAAGTGGGATTTGGGCTTTTAGACATATTTCCCACTATGAGTTAATTACATTGTTTGCTCTAAGCCAGTCTTGGGCTGCTTAGATTTCAGAAATGTATCCCTCTTGAATGGATTGACCACAAAGAGTCCAGAGGCGCCATTTTGAGCAACCAGACCCCAGAGGTCAAAGCACTAATGACTACCCACGTCCattccacaccccacaccctcaccttccccacagagcctagagcagtggttctcaacctgtgggtcgagatccctttggtggtcgaacgaccctttcacaggggtcgcctaagaccatcctgcatatcagatacttatattacgattcattacagttaagaagtagcaacgaacataattttatggttgggttacaacatgaagaactgtatttaaagggccagaaggttgagaaccaatagCCTAGAGCTTTTTTCTCACCTTGGCAGCTCTTGGATACACCAGAGTCTGGTAGATAACAATTGGGCCTGGGGTTTTCACAGGGCATTCGTTGAACGAGTACCAGTTGTGGAAGCTGCTGCTGTTCTGTAGAGACTGGTTTTCTGCCCCTGCACTCCAGTAGGTGTAGAGGCCATCTGTGGTTTTGGCAGGTGCGGTGGACTGCGCTCGCCCATAGGCCTCCAGACCCGCCTTGACCTTCTCTCCCCCGGTGGTTTTGAAGGACAATAAGGAGGAGCTTCGCTGGTATATCTGCTGGTTGCCCAAGCTGTGGGTGCTGAAAGTGACCTTCCTGGCAATCATCATTTCTGAgtgggtggggtagggggagggcagggagtcCCCTGAGGAGCATACCTTCTTGGGTCCCATGGGGAAGAGCTCATGGATGGCACTGGAGAGCTCAGCAAAGTCCAAGGGCAGGCATTGCGAGGAGTGTAGCCGGAGCTGTGGGTCGGGCCTGTAGGTGCTCTGGATGCCGTCCTCGATCTGCTCCACCAGAATCTTGGCGGACTGCAGGAACGCCACTTGGCCTGTCTCCTTGAGAGCTTCCTTGGAGTAGGCGATCAGGCCGTTCATCTCATTCACTTTCGTGGATGTGACGTACACATATTTTTCAATCTCCTTCTGCCTGGACACTTCTAGATTCTCTACCTCCTCCATGATCAGTTTCTCCTTTTCCTGTAGGATGTTGCGTAGCTTGAGAAATCCATTTCTGATCTCTTTTCGCTTTGCCTCCTTGTTAGCTTTAAAGCtgccttttaaaatgttgaattccATAAGGTCATTATCAATTTCATATCGGACTGCAAAACAACGAAGTTAGTAACTTCTGTTAAAGTTTTCATCTCCCCAGATGTCAAAGCCTGTAGTAAACTGGAGCAAATTACCTTGGACTCCAAGGaagagggtggggaggcagggaaggcacTTGTAGGTTGGCTGAAACACACCAGAACGCACTTcataaaatgatttataaaatgCACTTGGCCTTCCTCAGTAtactcctctcttcctccttctctagtACTTCCCTCAGATATAACAGTCACCCTTCCCTGGCACACTTCTATCTTATAACAGTAATCCCTGTGGCCTTGAGTCTGAAGTTGGAAGTTCAAGGCCACCCTTGATAGGAATTTTCACCAGACTTCACTTGTCAGCAAATTGGACTTGAGAAGATGTGACAACAGGAAGTGACTGGTGTTCCCTGTGTGAAGGCTAAGCTTTTGCAGGGGTAGGAGAAAGGACTAAATTTCTGGTGACTTCTTCTAAATGTTGCCCTGCCTCATTCACCGAAAACGCAGCCCTCGACAACAGGGCTGCTCTTTCACATGCCTTTTTTCTCTGCCGGGGGACTCTACTCTCTCGGATTCATCTGGGCTCCCTCTCTTGCCTTTCCCCCACTTCCTTCCAATAAAGGGTCTGCTGTTACACTTTAAGGAGAACCCAATCCATCCTGCATCCTCACCCATGGTATTTGGATTTTAAGTTCGtttagtcattcaacaaacattgacTGGACACCCAGTCCATGGCACATGCCTTCCTAGGCATTAGGATTACAGCTATGAATATGAGAGGGCATGGATGTACAGGGCACTCATAAATCCAATGATACTGCAGCCCAGGAAAGCACGTAGCATGTctctatctgtgaaatgggcacctTTGCTAGCTTTACAGGGACTTAGGCATTAGGTAGCAACTTGAAGACATGTGACCTATTCCAAAGTAAGCTCCTTCCCATGAAGGGCCACCTCTGCAGTGAGTTGAGCTACAGTCCTCACCAAATTGTACTCAGGAGTGGGGTGATCAAGTCTTTTTTGCACTTGGTTCTTAACATAGTCATGGGTCCATAGTAAGCTGGACCTTTGTGGGTGGTGGTCATTGTCACAAAAACATGCATTTGAGTAGAGAAACCCTGGAGTTCTGTCagaccaggagggcagggcccaaGGCTGTCTTAGTTACTACTATGACCAGGATGTGTGGAGGTGCTTGAAAGGTATTTGTTGAGTGAAAGCCATTATGTCCCATGTTctaacattttttgtgtgtgtggggaggggctaTCAGCACTGTTACTCTCTGGCCTACTTCCTGAAGTCCCCATTTTCTttgcccacctcctgcctcccactgGACCAGAAAGAATGAGGTGGTGAAGCAGATGGGGGCCAAACAGGAAACTCTCAGGGTGGGCTTGCAGTGGTGCTGAGGagtgccccctgccctccccaaatGCAAGCCCTACTGTGACTTATGGCAGCTGAAATTCCACTTtatgcattaatttatttaactattcaATAGTCACTCACTGTCAACGATACTTGGATAGGATACTTCTTGCTTTATTAGGGATTAAGCTTAAGTAGAGCAAAGTCCTGAGAGGCAGGATAAAAATTTCatagaggaggggaaaggggcagcgccaggagaggaggaaggaggaggccagAAGCACCCCTCCCCCTTACAAATATGACAGCTTTGCAAGAGCTGGTCTTAGAGAAAAGTCCAGTCAAGGTCTCTTTCAGGCAATATACTTAAATGTggctattattttaaattaaacatttgtATGTGCCAGACCCACGCATTACACAAATTATGGATCATATCCATATATTATGATATATTACACATATCTTTCTACCAGGAAGATATTGTTCCCATTTATGGATGAGGAATCAAAGGCTCAGGGAGGTTACGTGACTGTCCAGtgtcacacagcaagtaagtgGGAGAAATGAGAGCCTGTCCCTAATTTTTGTCTAACTCCAAAGGATGCGCTTTCTGTTGCTCCAGCTGTGGTTCTCAGCCCTCTGTGAGCACCAGAATCATCTGGGAAACTGTAAAAACCGCTCTTCTCTCGGCCTCACCTGCTGAGACTCTAAATTGGCCTAAGTTGGGGCTCAGGAATTCAGGGGAGGAACTTTGCAGCTAGGTTTCGAACTAATGCAGGGAATCTTCTGGGGATTCTGataaaaatgcagatttccaTGTAGACAGGATGGGGTGCTGTCTCCCCAGCCCCGGTGAGATGCTACTGCTGCTGGTCCTAGTTAGTAAGGCTCCCTGGGCAGTGCCAGTGTGTAGCTGGGGTGACACCACAGCTTCAAACACTCGACTTCTCTCCAGGGCCCTCCGATCACTGGCTTTTGAATTACCTGGAGATCTGTTTAAAATGCATATTCATGGCATCTCCCCAGAAAGTGAATTGAGTCCTTAAGAACAAGTTTGAACCTAGTGACAGAACAACTTAGAAAGGCCCACAGACCTTCAGGACACCATAGGATCAAACTCTCCATCTTTCAAAGGGGAAAATAGGGCCCAAGGTCACGAAGGTTATATCTAGGATTATAGAATCTTTATGGATTTCTTATGTGTCAGATTTCTctctgctctttctttcttcccttcccttcccttcccttcccttcccttcccttcccttcccttcccttccttcttccttcttaaatttttttttatttaattctcataatcaCACCATGAGGGAGGTATTActatttatccccattttatagatgagaaaaccaaggcacaggAAGGTTAACGGCTGGTGGTAGTTGCCAGGTATGGGCACCAAGCCAGTGACGCAGCCTAGTTCAGTGCTATtctggagaggaggggagagagggggaccAGAACCTGCTTTGAACTTGGCAATGGCGCTGAAGAGTGCGGCAGACCTCTCAGAGCAGGCATCGATGAGGCTGACCGTGTCGTGGCCGTTGTGTAAGGAGGTCTTGCAGAAGGTGCAGAGCAGCTGGTCGTCGTTGCGGCAGTACTCGATGATGCGGCTGGACGGGTGGTGGATGCAGATCTTCTCATCCTGGTCGTCGGTGCTGGTGTCCACGAAGACGTGGTCCTGCATGGCCACGTCTGAGTGGAAGGTCTTGAGGCAGTCGTTGCACAGGTTGAGGCGGCAGGTGGTGCAGCGCTTGTAGGCGATGCGCCGGCTGCGGCAGACCTGGCAGAGGATGGGCCCGGTGGAGCGGTCAAAGCGCCACTTGAGGTAGCCGTGCTCCTGCATGTAGCGCTTGGTGAGGCGCCCGTGCAGGTAGTTCTCGGGCAGCTGCATCTTGTGGCTGTAGGGCATGCAGTGCGAGCGGCTGCACACCGGGCAGACGATGATGAAGAAGTTCTCAGTGACCTCTGCGTGCTTCTGCAGCTGCCGCAGGCACTTCTCGCACAGGCTGTGGTTGCAGGGCAGCATGAATGAATGCAGGCGCAGCCGGTTGCACATGGGACACAAGAGATGGTCGACCAGGTGGCTTTTCCCCGACGTGGTCAGCTTTATCTCATCCAATTGCGAATCGCTGCTCCCGATGCGCAGGGCGGTTTTGGAGCTGAAAGGAGAAGCAAACACAGGGAGGGCTTCAGAAGGCGGGCTCCAGGGCTTGCGTCATTTCTCCACCTTGGAAAGTGGCGGGGGGCTCCCAAGGGGCAGGCCCGCGGGATGGCGAGGAGCATGGGCTGGGTGCCAGGCTGTCAGGGTTCTAAACCTGCCTCCACTGTGTTTACGTGGGGGGACCTCAGAAAAGTCAATGAACCTGTCTTTGCCCGTTTCCTCATTATAAAACTAGTACCCACACTAGGGGGTTTCTTGAGGGTTACAATTGAATTGAATACCTGCACGACCTGAGAGAAGCCCTGAACTCAGTATTTGTTGTTAAGTTTGAGCAAGAGAAAAGCCTTGGAAACTGGCCTGGCAGTATCAGCCCACTCTGATGTTCTGTGGTCATAACAGTTATCCCAGAACACCACCACCAGGCAAGGCCTTTCTGGGACGCTGATGAAACAAAGCACACACAAGACCACTTCATCATCTTTAAAGTCGGACAAGAGCAAGAACATTATCCAAACCACACAAATACCAAACATCTCCTCTCCTGGTTAATGGGAGTGACCGCTGCTTTTTCACCAGTTGCAGCCTTAGGCTCTCTCTGTTCTTTCCACCTTCTAGACGCGATTTACTAATATACCAACAGCAGATTCATCCCTGCACCCTCACTTAATGTGAACCTATCATAACTTATTGATGCCTTCTTATTGAGACACCTCACATTTAACCATGGTGCGTGTTCTCACTTGTTGCCATGAGGCAATGAATCCAGTTTTGTCCAACTACAGATGTGGTGTTGGTGGGTTTTGCCTGGAGGGCATTGACGTCATTATTGTGTAGGATGGAACACAAAGAGGATGGGAAAAGTCCTTTCCAGGAGACCAGGAGGTCGGTGTTTGAGCGAAGCCTAAAACCTGGGGTCTCGCCACTAGGCAAGTAAGAACTAAGGACCTGGGCGGATTGCACATGGTAGAATGCACTAGAGTAGAGGTACAATTTTGAGAtgagtttcttaacctctctcattctcagtttcctcatctgtaaattgaggCTGGCAATACTACTTCTTTTGTGAGAATTTTACAAAGTCTGCATGAGCTAATCCATGATAAGTGCTTAACTGCTGGTACCTACTAAACAACATTCGATAGATGTGGCCACTGCAAGTACTACCCTCTGGTACTAGCCAGCCGATGTCCACAGTAGAGAAAAGCAATGAGCGAAACCATGAAAGTATgtgtttgtattgtttttgtgtgtgttttatttgtcTAATATCTGAGGCTGATTTCAAGGACTATCAGAATtctgaacaaaataaaagcatactTGTAAAATTCAAGTGCAAATTGGGGAAAAGCAATTtatggaaataaatgaattagcTGTGGGGATGGCGGTatcatacacagacacacagctTATGACTGTTTCTATTTCGTTTCCTCTGTTTACATTAGAGATGTTTGGGTATTGATCCTGACATTGTGGGTGTGTTCTCTTCTGCTTTTGCCTTCTTGTCGTCCCTATACGCCCCTATCTCCTTCCCCATTCCCTTGGCCAGGGACCTATATCTCAGATCCCAGACAGTCAAAGTTGCTACTCAAGTATTCTGGAATGAATGGCCCTGTGGTGACAGAGAGTGCCCCTGGTGGAGTCTCAGGCACCTGGAAAGCTCATCCCTTAGGATTTAGATGCTGGGCTCTAGGCACACAGGCCTCAATATTCTCAGTCATGTTCCCTCTCggccttcccagcctcctgcctgggtCCTGAA
It includes:
- the TRIM42 gene encoding tripartite motif-containing protein 42, whose amino-acid sequence is METAMCVCSPCCTWQRCCPRLCSCLCCKFLFTSERNCTCFPCPYKDERNCQCCHCTCAENPNCHWCCCSWANDPNCKCCCSASSNVKCYYYESRCCRHVTFTFHKGRLRTIRVSSKTALRIGSSDSQLDEIKLTTSGKSHLVDHLLCPMCNRLRLHSFMLPCNHSLCEKCLRQLQKHAEVTENFFIIVCPVCSRSHCMPYSHKMQLPENYLHGRLTKRYMQEHGYLKWRFDRSTGPILCQVCRSRRIAYKRCTTCRLNLCNDCLKTFHSDVAMQDHVFVDTSTDDQDEKICIHHPSSRIIEYCRNDDQLLCTFCKTSLHNGHDTVSLIDACSERSAALFSAIAKFKAVRYEIDNDLMEFNILKGSFKANKEAKRKEIRNGFLKLRNILQEKEKLIMEEVENLEVSRQKEIEKYVYVTSTKVNEMNGLIAYSKEALKETGQVAFLQSAKILVEQIEDGIQSTYRPDPQLRLHSSQCLPLDFAELSSAIHELFPMGPKKVCSSGDSLPSPYPTHSEMMIARKVTFSTHSLGNQQIYQRSSSLLSFKTTGGEKVKAGLEAYGRAQSTAPAKTTDGLYTYWSAGAENQSLQNSSSFHNWYSFNECPVKTPGPIVIYQTLVYPRAAKVYWTCPTEDVDSFEMEFYEVISSPPNNVRTELCGQIRDITQQSLELHNLTPNTEYLFKVRAINDSGPGQWSDICKVQTPDGHGKNRAKWGLLKNIQSALQKRF